The stretch of DNA AACTACCTTACTCAAACAACTCGCCTCAGAGGACGTCAACACCATCACACCTACTCAGGTAAAGACGTGAGTGAGGTTGTATAGCGTGTcaagtgttttgtgtatgttggGCACCAAGTACTGTTCTCTCTCAAAAGCAAGCAAGGAAACTGTTGCTGTAGGTTTTATTCCATGTGGATATAGGCCACAAATCCTGGCATGGCCCCAGCTTACATAAGCAGACACTGAGGTCAGGTTAGGAAATGACAGTGGCCCGTTGCTAAGTGTCAGACTTGTTTTCCCCGATGGTTCCTCAAGTCTGGCATGAGCCTCACATGCTTGTGACACTTGCCCAGAATATCTTAACTACTTTCAGTACCTCTTCACAACGCAATCAAGACAAATAAAGGACCAAGTTGATGTTTTTTTGATTTTGGTACATCGCTAAGCATGCAGCCGAGACGTCTTCCAGCATTGTATTCACATTCTGACAACTAGAAGAATATCTCGTTTAAGTAAATTGGCCAGGCCAACATCCATATGTACTTTACTTGAACTTAACCTGCTTGTGGTTACATGGTGGTCAGGCCtcaacaacaacgacaaaaaAAAGTCACAGTTGATATTGTGTTATGTCTGATTTTCAGCATTAGCTTCCTTAGAACTAATTTTCACTTCTAAAAGAGAATCCTGTTTCAATCATAACGGCATCCTAGACTCATCAAGAGAGCATTCACTAGGGAGATCAAAAGTCCTATTAGGTTGCAGGCTGACATCATTGGAGTCATGCTCGGCTTCTTCAAGCCACCTCAATCTGAACCACAAAGCCCCCAATTCCTAAAACTATGATCTATAAAACGTCTATACTTTCCTGTAAGCTGGCTGAGATCAAATCTAAAAATATACTCAGAATGGCACTATGTGAGATTCATTTCAAAATTCTGTTTCAGCACTGCCTTTAAAAAAATACGCATACATTTGCTATCGATGCATATTTCCATTTTGCCATGACAAAACTGTTCAATTCCACGTATTCTCTCCAGCTTAGTGAGTTTGTGGAAGTCGCTGTTGTTTCACAAGAAATTTGGCGATCTTTCAATACCAACGGTTCTTTTCTCAGTGTTTCACATCACAACAAAATTGAGCCTAATCAGCATTTGCTTTCTCTGTTCATTAACACGCATCTATTATAAAACTCAAAGCATGACTCCCAGAATAGAGACGAGGCCTTGACTCTAATCCTGCAGTTGAAGATTACCTATCCCATCAAGTCGGTAGAGAAGGAGGCTACTTAAAGGCAGAGTAAAAatagaaatatatttaaaacactGCCACCTCGATCTCTGGTCATGCCAAGATGTTGGCCCCAATGACAAATACTTGGACGCCTGTGCAAAAACAAGAGACGCTTCATTCCATCAGGCACACACTGAGGATCATGATGGTGTCCCACTACCATAATGTTTTATCAACCCCACTGCTGTCTAACTCCACCAGGGCTTCAACATTAAAAGCGTGACATCCCATGGCATGAAGCTCAACGTCTGGGACATTGGAGGGCAGCGAAAGATCCGCACTTTCTGGAAAAAGTACTTGGAAAACACAGACTTACTGGTGTGTTGAAAATATTTCACTTTTAAGCTCACTTATACACTGTCTGTAGTATGTACAAGGAAACAAAGCAAGATTCAATGTGGACCACCATTCTTCTCTAACCCTTGTGTCCATGACATGTATTAAGCTATTGTACCCTCTTCCAATCACTTTCAGATCTATGTCATTGACAGCGCAGACAAGAAGAGGTTTGAAGAGACAGGGGTGGTAAGACTAGCATTATTAATGGCTGGCATTATTAATTCACGCAGAATATTTACTAACAGTCTACTAGTCTTCTAAATACCTGATCCTCACCCTTTCATCACAGGAGCTTGCCGAGTTGATCGAAGAGGAGAACCTGAAGGGTGTGCCCATACTCATTTTTGCCAACAAGCAAGACCTGGCCACGGCATCACCTGCCGCCGAGATTGCTGAAGGACTCaacctgcacacatacagagaccgCGAGTGGCAGATCCAGGCCTGCTCTGCTGTGTCCTCCGAGGGCGTACAGGTGGGCACCGGCAGGCATGGTCCTCACAGCCAAACCTAAGAGCATATACAGAccaacagccaatcagggcAGAAACATTGCAGTGCATACCGCATCGCACAATATTGTAAATATTGCACACTGCATTCTACAACGTCAGAGTAGATCAAATCAGCCTTTACTGTAATACTATCTGCAGTATGACCGGAAAGAGTTGGCCTATACCATTATTCTTACTTCAGCCCTCTGTCATGCCAGTATGTATGCACAATATGTATGCACAATATGTATAGCACCACTTGAGAAGGCCATATTACAACCGGGAGGCTGACTGCACAAAAGATATATTGGTATGATGTTGTGTGGTTCCTCCAGACTCATAGGGAGCGGGCACAGACATTACCTCCATGTCCCTCCAAAACATCGGAGCCATGACTGGATGACTCACGGCCGTTTGATTTGAAGGGATGATGGAGGAATGCTGGAGTCTATAGTCAATACAAAGTCAATTCTGTTGCTTCCTGAGATCAAATTGCAGGGCGAATAGATAGTGTGAAGGAATACTTGCGCTTGCTGTGTCACAATTTGTCTGAGAGGTCCACCATGTTTCTGAAATTTAAATCTGTATTGTGTTTGATTATATCCTCTTTTTTTACCCCTGTCTCATTACAGGATGGCATGAACTGGATCAGCAACAACATTGCAAATAAGAGGAAGGTTGAATGAATGCATATAATTTGTTCCCAAAGTAATTTTTTACTTCACAACCCCAATGTTTTCTTGTGTAACAGAATATTCATCAGagcataacaaaaaaaaactattttgtaaGTATTTTTTGTACAAACCTCAAAGCTCAGAATGCGAAAAATCCAGTCGTTGTAGCATTTGCTGGCTTAAGAGTTTCCACATACTGAGGtcaacaaagaaacaaataaaaacagaccCCTACCACACAAGCCAACAGGTtgcactcctcttctctcctgtcaaAACCTGAGACCAagagcagttttttttctctgaatgGGTGACTGGCCCTCTCTATAGGGCTCTGGAACATGAAATGGAAGTCGATTGAAGCATCAGAATTGTTGGAGGGTGGAAAGGTTTAGTGTGGTGTCTGAGAAAAAAGACTAGAAAatgtgtttagttgttatatctgtgtgtacatgaactACCCACTACGACATAACCCTTTAACTAATCCAGCCCTGACCTTACTTAAAATAGCCTGTCAGTTATAGTTCAGTGGAGATATAAATACACAGAATTATTTAAAGATTGTATTATGTAGAGTGTACAATGAAATTGTGTCTCTGCAATGTTTGTGACATTATGTGAACTTATACTGTGACATTAAATTTCTCTAGTTCTTTACAAGCTCCTGTCTACTTTGTGAATGTTACACTGTAATGACGTTAGGATAAAGGCAGACCACTCATGCACTcaaattgtgttttttattcTATTACTTTGAAAATCAACTCCTTCTGTCATATATTTCCAACTGCTCATGTAATATATTTTAATGGACCAGGGTAACTGTGagtaattaacagtgctagctgaGAGAATAAAGCTGAATGGATAAATTcatagggagaaagagggacagaaagaatagaattgaaaagaaaaaagcaagTCTTGGCAATTGCTTGGGTCCACACCCGTCGTGTTCCTTGGT from Clupea harengus chromosome 8, Ch_v2.0.2, whole genome shotgun sequence encodes:
- the arl3l1 gene encoding ADP ribosylation factor like GTPase 3, like 1 — its product is MGENQKGLFSVIEKLKGTTELEFRIVLLGLDNAGKTTLLKQLASEDVNTITPTQGFNIKSVTSHGMKLNVWDIGGQRKIRTFWKKYLENTDLLIYVIDSADKKRFEETGVELAELIEEENLKGVPILIFANKQDLATASPAAEIAEGLNLHTYRDREWQIQACSAVSSEGVQDGMNWISNNIANKRKVE